In Spirobacillus cienkowskii, a genomic segment contains:
- a CDS encoding tRNA threonylcarbamoyladenosine dehydratase — MAFRNHRFSRLELLVGREGLNRFKNLHVLIVGAGGVGGFAAEAIARAAVGHVTLVDHDEVCVTNVNRQIHAFTDTVGQKKVALMVERLKKINPHGQYHAIAEHHHPDKQNFIFEEAERLANKKVDAVIDCIDTLIPKVDLIARCKNLNIPVWSSMGSASRLDPSQIKCADISETKVDRFAKQVRIKLREIGITEGVRVVYSTEEAIEPEQAVPGTEWLCICPTIQKEFGACQHKRVMLGTISYLPPIFGMWLAGDLLQHYLQGIDLKNRETFEKTPTYDEFKKVLHLGEQTK, encoded by the coding sequence ATGGCTTTTCGTAATCATCGTTTTAGTAGGCTCGAGCTTTTAGTGGGCAGAGAAGGATTAAACCGTTTTAAAAATTTACATGTTCTTATTGTCGGAGCTGGGGGAGTTGGAGGGTTTGCTGCCGAGGCAATTGCACGGGCTGCTGTTGGTCATGTAACATTGGTTGACCACGATGAAGTATGTGTTACCAATGTAAACAGACAAATTCATGCATTTACAGACACAGTCGGGCAAAAAAAAGTTGCTCTTATGGTAGAGAGATTAAAAAAAATCAATCCCCACGGCCAGTATCATGCAATTGCCGAACACCATCATCCAGATAAGCAAAACTTTATTTTTGAAGAGGCTGAAAGACTTGCAAATAAAAAAGTGGATGCAGTGATTGATTGTATTGATACTCTTATTCCAAAGGTTGATCTCATCGCTCGCTGCAAAAATCTTAATATTCCAGTTTGGAGTTCTATGGGGTCTGCAAGCCGCTTAGACCCTTCCCAAATAAAATGTGCTGACATTTCTGAGACAAAAGTTGATCGGTTTGCAAAACAAGTCAGAATCAAGCTTCGCGAAATAGGCATAACTGAAGGAGTGAGAGTAGTTTATTCAACAGAAGAAGCCATAGAGCCAGAACAGGCAGTTCCTGGAACAGAGTGGCTTTGCATCTGTCCAACCATTCAAAAAGAGTTTGGTGCATGCCAACATAAAAGAGTCATGCTTGGCACTATTAGCTATTTGCCGCCAATTTTTGGCATGTGGCTTGCTGGTGACTTGTTGCAACACTATTTGCAAGGAATCGATCTTAAAAACAGAGAAACCTTTGAAAAAACACCGACATATGATGAATTTAAAAAGGTTTTACATCTTGGTGAGCAAACAAAATAG
- a CDS encoding DUF4153 domain-containing protein produces MNKTKISAVCKGLVFNNSSFVFSSILYVISILIIFYNVNNSILDNLFFSIILSFFATFFINKLLLLYNIKFRLFLNYFLPIAIGAIYYFATKNYYTSNKYLFFGGLIFVFLLLSNLFEYLNFKNNLSYIYKKLLFLQNLLFSFLISGVIFLGIFISLGSIEHLFDFNFFNDKIARFLFSTFLYVSVLIFIVLSSFVQKYNKYLLKYLNFSIVYLISPLLLIYTTILYIYFIKIIKEWQLPNGEVAWMVTTLCVFSLLSVVYLKSIKFTDKYNYLRVYVKYFPFLLLPLLVLLFLSVFVRIEFYGITEHRYFLCLFATWFLFSFIYIGFIKDFKIKALISSLLFLFALSLISPWNAFRISKNSQQERLQNVLSKNQISIKQNKVQTAHKLSQQDLILLSSVFDYLIKNHGIETLNFIFDETALSDYMQQYKKQNFFEEHLISEAMMKTLNLRYVPQYLRNKKEANFYWNLESNFSKLNIAGSKSFAPFDFYSNSKSIKYEQLELSFDEALFQLVIKNDNTVLGQISLKELTQKASQYKSEDNKNFIPSDVMLIDFNKNKFHIKIWIQNLVSTQTGDNFKESEINGIVFFY; encoded by the coding sequence ATGAATAAGACAAAAATTTCCGCGGTTTGCAAGGGGTTGGTTTTTAATAATTCAAGCTTTGTGTTTAGTTCTATTTTATATGTTATAAGTATTTTAATTATTTTTTATAATGTAAATAACTCAATATTGGATAATTTATTTTTTTCAATAATTTTATCTTTCTTCGCAACTTTTTTTATAAATAAATTATTATTATTATACAATATTAAGTTTCGACTTTTTTTAAATTATTTTTTGCCAATTGCAATTGGTGCTATTTATTATTTTGCAACAAAAAATTATTATACAAGCAATAAATATCTTTTTTTTGGGGGCTTAATTTTTGTTTTTTTGTTATTAAGTAATTTATTTGAATATCTTAATTTTAAAAACAATTTAAGTTATATTTATAAGAAATTATTATTTTTGCAGAATTTGTTGTTTTCTTTTTTAATTTCAGGAGTTATTTTTTTAGGTATTTTTATTTCATTAGGTTCGATTGAGCATTTATTTGATTTTAATTTTTTTAATGATAAAATTGCCAGGTTTCTTTTTTCTACATTTTTATATGTTAGTGTTTTAATATTTATTGTTTTATCTTCTTTTGTGCAAAAATATAACAAATATTTATTAAAATATTTAAATTTTTCTATTGTTTATTTAATATCTCCGCTGCTCTTAATTTATACAACTATTTTGTATATTTATTTTATTAAGATTATTAAAGAATGGCAATTGCCCAATGGTGAAGTTGCATGGATGGTTACCACACTATGCGTTTTTTCCTTATTGAGTGTGGTATATTTGAAATCTATAAAATTTACAGATAAATACAATTATTTGAGAGTTTATGTTAAGTATTTTCCTTTTTTATTATTGCCACTTCTCGTCTTACTTTTTTTAAGTGTCTTTGTTAGAATTGAATTTTATGGTATAACAGAACACAGGTATTTTCTTTGTTTATTTGCAACCTGGTTTTTATTTTCTTTTATTTATATTGGTTTTATAAAAGACTTTAAAATTAAAGCACTTATTAGTTCTTTATTATTTTTATTTGCGTTATCACTTATTAGTCCTTGGAATGCATTTAGAATATCTAAAAACAGTCAGCAAGAACGTTTGCAAAATGTGTTATCTAAAAATCAAATATCAATTAAACAAAATAAAGTACAAACTGCTCATAAATTAAGTCAGCAAGATTTAATTCTTTTAAGTTCAGTCTTTGATTACCTCATCAAGAATCATGGTATTGAAACCTTAAATTTTATATTTGATGAGACAGCCTTGTCTGATTATATGCAACAATATAAAAAACAAAATTTTTTTGAAGAGCATTTGATATCAGAAGCAATGATGAAGACATTAAACCTCAGGTATGTTCCTCAGTATTTGAGAAATAAAAAAGAAGCAAATTTTTACTGGAATTTAGAAAGTAATTTTAGCAAGCTGAATATTGCGGGATCAAAAAGTTTTGCACCGTTTGATTTTTATTCAAACTCTAAAAGTATTAAATATGAGCAACTTGAACTCTCTTTTGATGAAGCGCTATTTCAACTTGTCATTAAAAATGACAATACAGTTTTAGGTCAAATTTCTCTAAAAGAATTAACACAAAAAGCAAGTCAATATAAGTCTGAAGATAATAAAAACTTTATACCATCAGATGTTATGCTAATTGATTTTAATAAAAATAAATTTCATATTAAGATATGGATTCAAAACCTCGTCAGCACCCAAACTGGGGACAATTTTAAAGAATCAGAAATAAATGGTATTGTCTTTTTCTATTAA
- a CDS encoding phytoene desaturase family protein — MKKFDVVVVGAGFGGLSCALTLQSMGLKVALVEALDKIGGRAYVECKQDFKFDRGPTIITAPFLIDDIFSMSGANRADYCEFIPVDPFYKVIFDDGTSISHYNSEEKFYNEILNVSADDLQGVKNFFLHAEKIFQKGFIELGDKNFSGLISMLGVAPQLLKLHAIRPVYSMVSKYVKNEKIKQFLSFHPLLIGGSPFRASAVYSLINKLERAYGVYHAVGGMHKLAEAFRKRFEELGGEVFLSSPVSAVDKLPSGLFEIQTPNQVFYSERIVANADMHRFVKTVLRGDAYPKKLSKKLEKADLSMSAFLLYLGTNKQWPNMCQHSIILGPRYKELIHDIFIKKIEFEDFSLYLHIPTRSDASLAPQGGEVIYALVPVANLNSNTNWDEYKLTMAERVKSFLEERFMPGLRSSIVVESVFTPKDFDLTLRSHLGNAFGLEPWILQSAGFRPSNVSSEVDGLYFVGANTQPGAGLPGVILSSRITCRLLANDMGSIKMPSLLSKLPTAFNYVNNN, encoded by the coding sequence ATCGTGCGCATTAACTCTACAAAGCATGGGTTTAAAAGTCGCGTTGGTCGAGGCTCTAGATAAAATTGGCGGTCGTGCTTATGTTGAATGCAAGCAAGATTTTAAATTTGATCGCGGACCGACAATTATTACTGCTCCATTTTTAATTGATGATATCTTTTCGATGTCAGGTGCGAATAGAGCCGATTATTGTGAGTTTATACCTGTTGATCCATTTTATAAAGTGATTTTTGATGATGGTACCAGTATTTCGCATTATAACTCAGAAGAAAAATTTTATAATGAAATTCTTAATGTTAGTGCAGATGATTTGCAGGGTGTGAAAAATTTTTTTTTGCATGCAGAAAAAATTTTTCAAAAGGGATTTATTGAGTTAGGTGATAAAAATTTTTCTGGATTGATAAGTATGTTGGGTGTGGCTCCACAATTGCTAAAGTTGCACGCCATTCGTCCTGTGTATTCTATGGTATCCAAATATGTAAAAAACGAAAAAATAAAACAGTTTTTAAGTTTTCACCCTTTGCTAATTGGTGGCAGTCCTTTTCGTGCATCTGCTGTGTACAGTTTGATTAATAAATTGGAAAGAGCCTATGGCGTATATCATGCTGTCGGAGGAATGCACAAACTTGCAGAAGCATTTCGCAAACGTTTTGAAGAGCTAGGCGGAGAAGTATTTTTATCATCGCCAGTTTCTGCTGTCGATAAATTGCCTTCTGGGTTATTTGAAATACAAACTCCTAATCAAGTTTTTTATTCTGAGAGAATAGTTGCAAATGCAGATATGCATCGTTTTGTGAAAACTGTGTTGAGGGGTGATGCCTATCCCAAAAAATTGTCAAAAAAATTAGAGAAAGCAGATCTTAGTATGTCTGCATTCTTATTGTATTTAGGCACAAATAAACAATGGCCAAATATGTGTCAACATTCAATAATACTTGGACCAAGATATAAAGAACTGATTCATGATATTTTTATTAAAAAAATTGAATTTGAAGATTTTAGTCTTTACCTTCATATCCCAACTCGCTCTGATGCGTCTTTAGCTCCACAAGGAGGGGAAGTTATTTATGCGTTGGTGCCAGTAGCAAATCTTAATAGTAATACCAATTGGGATGAGTACAAATTGACAATGGCAGAGCGCGTAAAATCTTTTTTAGAAGAGCGTTTTATGCCTGGGTTAAGATCTTCAATTGTAGTTGAAAGTGTATTTACTCCTAAAGATTTTGATTTAACTTTAAGAAGTCATTTAGGCAATGCTTTTGGTTTAGAGCCTTGGATTTTGCAAAGCGCAGGGTTTAGGCCGTCAAACGTATCGTCAGAAGTAGATGGTCTTTATTTTGTTGGTGCCAACACTCAGCCAGGAGCTGGCTTACCAGGCGTTATTTTAAGTTCACGAATCACTTGTAGACTACTTGCCAATGATATGGGTTCTATAAAAATGCCTTCTTTGTTAAGTAAACTTCCTACGGCATTTAATTATGTTAATAACAATTAG
- a CDS encoding class I SAM-dependent methyltransferase, translating into MKLSSCPICSNNKSEFQIATSAHLSNVQQQFEFRKCLFCTTIFLANPPDDSQIKLFYENDYLPYGSSDYWGKYSRFVNLWQKKLDRKRMNLVLKYYKVKNSSTKVLDFGCGCPTFLELLEKNKEFQCFGYDFSDNGWKNQLQRFKKIKLFFGEFNQLFDAGPFNIITLWHSLEHHFQPQQLLNNLYNSADSDALLIIEVPNFNSILRKLQKKYWAGYHTPRHSVVFDSNTISYLLEKSGWKIIKIKKYGTLDSFTMWWLGFFEKNREKKTRNLSINTIFLHLLFFKILLFPLFMLEKILGFGVMIVICRKI; encoded by the coding sequence ATGAAATTAAGTTCTTGTCCTATATGTTCGAATAATAAATCAGAGTTTCAAATAGCAACCTCTGCACACCTTTCAAATGTGCAGCAACAGTTTGAGTTTAGAAAATGTTTGTTCTGCACAACAATTTTTTTAGCAAATCCACCAGATGATTCACAGATAAAATTATTTTATGAAAATGATTATTTGCCTTATGGTTCTTCAGATTATTGGGGTAAATACTCTCGGTTTGTAAATCTATGGCAAAAAAAGCTTGATCGTAAAAGAATGAATTTAGTACTTAAGTATTATAAAGTAAAAAATTCTTCTACAAAAGTTTTAGACTTTGGTTGTGGATGTCCAACATTTTTAGAGTTGCTTGAAAAAAATAAGGAATTTCAATGTTTTGGTTATGACTTTTCTGATAATGGTTGGAAAAATCAATTGCAAAGATTTAAAAAAATAAAACTATTTTTTGGGGAGTTTAATCAGTTATTCGATGCAGGTCCATTTAATATTATAACTCTTTGGCATAGTTTGGAGCATCATTTTCAACCACAGCAGTTATTGAATAATCTTTATAATTCTGCTGATTCTGATGCGCTTCTTATAATAGAAGTTCCTAATTTTAATTCTATTTTAAGAAAATTGCAAAAAAAATATTGGGCTGGTTACCATACGCCGAGGCATAGTGTCGTATTTGATTCTAATACTATTTCGTATCTGTTAGAAAAATCAGGATGGAAAATTATTAAAATCAAAAAATATGGCACTTTAGATAGTTTTACAATGTGGTGGCTAGGATTTTTTGAAAAAAATAGAGAGAAAAAGACTAGAAATTTATCAATAAATACTATTTTTTTGCATTTATTATTTTTTAAAATATTGTTATTTCCATTGTTTATGTTAGAAAAAATTTTGGGTTTTGGTGTCATGATAGTAATTTGTAGAAAAATTTAA